In Gimesia benthica, a single window of DNA contains:
- the rplF gene encoding 50S ribosomal protein L6 — translation MSRIGKKPVAVPTGVEIKVDGGTITVKGKQGELKFTYHPAMSVEFDSEANEVNVIRPDDERKNRALHGLTRALIANMVQGVETPFVKKLEIQGVGYQASLNGQKLSLQVGFANTIVLDVPQGVNCELPNATNIVVSGPDKHMVGQFAANIRSVRPPEPYKGKGIRYEGEYVRRKAGKAFAN, via the coding sequence ATGTCTCGAATCGGTAAAAAACCAGTTGCCGTTCCCACCGGAGTCGAAATTAAGGTGGATGGCGGAACCATCACTGTCAAAGGTAAGCAGGGTGAATTGAAGTTTACCTACCATCCGGCGATGAGTGTGGAATTTGATTCGGAAGCCAACGAGGTCAACGTGATTCGTCCTGACGATGAGCGTAAGAATCGTGCTCTGCACGGTCTGACCCGGGCACTGATTGCCAACATGGTTCAGGGTGTGGAAACACCGTTCGTCAAAAAGCTGGAAATTCAGGGCGTGGGTTACCAGGCATCACTGAATGGTCAGAAACTGAGCCTGCAGGTCGGGTTTGCCAACACAATCGTGCTGGATGTGCCTCAGGGAGTGAATTGCGAACTTCCTAACGCAACCAACATTGTTGTCAGCGGACCGGACAAGCATATGGTAGGTCAGTTTGCAGCGAACATTCGCAGCGTACGTCCTCCTGAACCTTACAAAGGTAAAGGGATTCGTTACGAAGGCGAATACGTACGGCGCAAAGCCGGTAAGGCCTTTGCTAACTAA
- a CDS encoding SoxR reducing system RseC family protein, whose protein sequence is MAKASYTLREGRVYVHQKCRQSTQVNGGDFEGLCNPFNLCLGTVCAHCGGPRALRTFHWADTGEQLDDYRRRLRTKVPPIYSWWYLWISPLIGLIAGTIIGPLFLNNSSLPVAAGSALVGTLIMYLIIGPKLLMLIAPKKYYQLR, encoded by the coding sequence ATGGCCAAAGCTTCATATACCCTGCGCGAAGGGCGTGTTTACGTCCATCAGAAATGTCGGCAATCCACCCAGGTCAATGGCGGCGACTTCGAAGGCTTATGCAACCCTTTTAATCTCTGCCTGGGAACCGTCTGCGCCCATTGTGGCGGCCCCCGCGCATTACGCACTTTCCACTGGGCCGATACCGGCGAACAACTGGATGACTACCGCAGACGCCTCCGCACCAAAGTTCCCCCGATTTATTCCTGGTGGTACCTCTGGATCTCCCCGCTGATCGGCCTGATCGCCGGCACCATCATCGGGCCACTCTTTCTGAATAACAGCAGCCTGCCCGTCGCCGCCGGCTCTGCCCTGGTCGGCACATTGATCATGTACCTGATCATCGGCCCCAAACTGTTGATGCTGATCGCCCCGAAAAAGTATTATCAACTCAGGTAG
- a CDS encoding BON domain-containing protein, whose protein sequence is MKRYRKWVLTLGIMAVTPGITMAGPLDFFTKKSEQSSSTAVSGKISNNQKVANDIADALRQARLTGYNMEIEFNKGVAVLSGKIPTAAQKAQATRLISRVEGVTRVDNRLVVSEAAGNPTASTAPGTPQKSLNPFRRADDIVQTSASADPFLKGSLQQAQFEQSVENRRSNVQTVSHQAAAPRSAGVSNQQMAEQLAKALGPALASAHEVEIRFKNGTAILQGSIGSPREKQMATQIAQRVPGVKAVDNRLQVQASAPQTSMIQPTNYMNYQAPNPGPGGPPMMSPQPGMGPVANNVYNSPHLPETAWPTYANYPNYAQVAYPSQYSASAFPYIGPFYPYPQVPLGWRQAQLEWDDGSWKLNFRPRTDRWWWFMNPKNW, encoded by the coding sequence ATGAAACGGTATCGTAAGTGGGTCTTGACGCTGGGGATCATGGCGGTGACTCCCGGTATCACAATGGCCGGACCCTTGGATTTCTTCACAAAGAAATCTGAACAGTCTAGTTCGACCGCTGTATCGGGCAAGATTTCCAACAATCAGAAAGTCGCCAATGACATTGCCGACGCTCTGAGACAAGCCCGGTTAACCGGTTACAACATGGAAATCGAATTCAACAAAGGTGTTGCAGTACTTTCCGGTAAAATTCCGACTGCTGCACAAAAAGCACAGGCCACCCGGCTGATCTCACGGGTCGAAGGTGTGACTCGTGTCGACAACCGCCTGGTTGTCAGTGAAGCTGCCGGTAACCCGACTGCTTCAACCGCTCCTGGGACTCCTCAAAAGAGCCTCAATCCTTTCCGTAGAGCGGACGACATTGTCCAGACCTCTGCTTCAGCAGATCCCTTCCTGAAAGGGTCTCTGCAACAGGCTCAGTTCGAACAATCCGTGGAAAACCGACGGTCCAATGTGCAAACCGTTTCTCATCAGGCTGCTGCTCCTCGCAGTGCCGGCGTGAGCAACCAGCAGATGGCAGAACAACTGGCCAAAGCACTGGGACCAGCCCTGGCATCCGCTCACGAAGTGGAAATCCGCTTCAAAAACGGAACAGCTATCCTGCAGGGATCAATTGGATCTCCTCGGGAAAAACAGATGGCAACCCAGATTGCCCAGCGTGTTCCCGGTGTGAAAGCGGTTGATAACCGTCTGCAGGTTCAGGCTTCTGCTCCCCAGACGTCTATGATTCAGCCGACCAACTACATGAACTATCAGGCTCCTAATCCCGGTCCTGGTGGCCCTCCAATGATGAGCCCCCAGCCTGGCATGGGTCCTGTTGCCAACAATGTTTACAACAGCCCGCACCTGCCTGAAACTGCCTGGCCAACTTATGCAAACTACCCGAACTACGCTCAGGTAGCTTACCCCAGCCAGTACTCAGCCAGTGCCTTCCCTTACATCGGGCCCTTCTACCCCTATCCTCAGGTTCCACTGGGATGGCGTCAGGCTCAGCTCGAATGGGATGATGGCTCCTGGAAACTGAACTTCCGCCCTCGCACCGACCGCTGGTGGTGGTTCATGAATCCAAAGAACTGGTAA
- the rpsM gene encoding 30S ribosomal protein S13: MPRILGVDIPNEKPVYVSLTYLYGIGRVTALDICFKLEINPQMKAKDLTDDELSRIVNVLDTDYSVEGQLRRTTQQDIARLRDIQSYRGIRHRRGLPVRGQNTQTNARTRKGGKKTVAGKKGVKDARH, encoded by the coding sequence ATGCCTCGTATTCTCGGTGTTGATATTCCGAACGAAAAACCTGTTTATGTTTCCCTGACTTACCTGTACGGCATCGGTCGGGTAACGGCTCTTGATATCTGCTTCAAGCTGGAAATCAATCCCCAGATGAAGGCCAAAGACCTGACCGACGATGAGCTGAGTCGTATCGTGAACGTACTGGATACCGACTATTCCGTCGAAGGTCAGTTGCGTCGAACCACACAGCAGGACATCGCCCGTCTGCGGGACATTCAGTCATACCGCGGAATTCGTCATCGTCGCGGACTGCCCGTACGCGGCCAGAATACACAGACCAATGCCCGTACCCGCAAAGGTGGTAAGAAAACCGTTGCTGGTAAGAAGGGTGTTAAGGACGCTCGCCACTAA
- the rplQ gene encoding 50S ribosomal protein L17 codes for MRHRMRGRKLGRNASHRKAMFRNMAVSLIKTVRIDEEAENAPKVSGRITTTVQKAKELRPFIEKLITVAKKAQPHIENAAQYATSAEKNSSEWKTWRESEQWNQWNQALAPALSYRRRAFAELRDNEAVDILFNELAERFAERNGGYTRIVRLATVRLGDAGAQAIIEFVGERDRVKPTRRSETLGSAATEEAPADEEAPAEETAETESEAAADEAPATEAEASEGETAEAEEEKKEE; via the coding sequence ATGCGACACCGAATGAGAGGCCGCAAATTAGGCCGCAATGCATCACACCGTAAGGCGATGTTCCGCAACATGGCGGTGAGCCTCATCAAGACCGTCCGGATCGACGAGGAAGCTGAAAACGCTCCCAAGGTTTCCGGTCGGATCACCACCACCGTGCAGAAAGCCAAAGAACTGCGTCCGTTCATCGAAAAGCTGATCACGGTTGCCAAGAAAGCTCAGCCACACATCGAGAACGCTGCCCAGTACGCAACTTCCGCTGAGAAGAACTCCAGCGAATGGAAGACCTGGCGTGAATCTGAGCAGTGGAACCAGTGGAACCAGGCTCTGGCACCAGCTCTGAGCTACCGTCGTCGGGCATTCGCAGAACTGCGTGACAACGAAGCCGTCGATATCCTGTTCAACGAACTGGCAGAACGCTTTGCAGAACGCAATGGTGGATACACCCGCATTGTGCGTCTGGCAACCGTCCGTCTGGGCGATGCCGGTGCGCAGGCTATCATCGAATTCGTCGGCGAACGAGATCGTGTTAAGCCGACCCGCCGCAGTGAAACACTGGGTTCTGCCGCAACAGAGGAAGCACCAGCTGACGAAGAAGCTCCCGCTGAAGAAACAGCAGAAACAGAAAGCGAAGCAGCCGCTGACGAAGCTCCTGCCACTGAAGCAGAAGCCTCAGAAGGGGAAACTGCTGAAGCTGAAGAAGAGAAAAAAGAGGAGTAA
- the secY gene encoding preprotein translocase subunit SecY, protein MLGKLTVLFKIPELRRKILLTLILLAVYRMGFWIALPFIDQAQLSETLQDLQNQQGGLGQVMQVISLFSASNIGQSTIFGLGIMPYISASIIFQLMGTVYPPLERLQKEGEAGRKKINEYTRYATVVICLAQSYFWIHTLAGGLGSGKSLILDGYGGLYYQMVATITMTTGTIFLMWIGEQIDAYGIGNGISLLIMAGILARMPQAGWSLIEPALDKGIALGTDTGIDRLLILALVFVFVVVWVIAITQGQRRIPIQSAKHVRGRRVSGGQRQSLPLRVNQAGVMPIIFASSLLMFPYFVFHWMSSVWTSSTFLSMLDGAFQPMSRGFVYTISYVILIYFFCYFWTAITFNPKDMAENLKDYGSFIPGYRPGARTAAYLEAVMVRITYVGAAFLSLVAIIPTLVSTWLGVDFLVASFYGGTGLLIVVSVVLDLVNKIDSHLVMRNYSGLLESDL, encoded by the coding sequence ATGCTCGGTAAATTAACTGTACTCTTCAAGATTCCCGAGCTTCGTCGAAAAATTCTGCTGACACTCATTCTGCTGGCAGTTTACCGGATGGGGTTCTGGATTGCGCTGCCGTTCATCGATCAGGCACAGCTTTCCGAGACATTACAGGATCTGCAAAACCAACAGGGTGGCCTGGGACAGGTGATGCAGGTGATCTCACTGTTCTCGGCCTCGAATATTGGTCAGAGTACCATCTTCGGTCTGGGCATTATGCCTTACATCTCTGCTTCGATTATCTTCCAGCTGATGGGGACAGTCTATCCACCGCTGGAACGTCTGCAGAAAGAGGGTGAAGCCGGGCGCAAGAAGATTAATGAATATACACGTTATGCAACGGTCGTGATCTGTCTGGCACAGAGTTACTTCTGGATCCATACTCTGGCGGGTGGTCTGGGCTCGGGTAAGAGTCTGATCCTCGACGGGTACGGCGGCCTCTATTACCAGATGGTGGCGACCATCACCATGACCACCGGGACGATCTTCCTGATGTGGATTGGTGAGCAGATCGACGCTTACGGAATCGGAAACGGGATCAGTCTGCTGATTATGGCAGGAATCCTGGCCCGGATGCCGCAGGCAGGCTGGAGTCTGATTGAACCGGCTCTGGATAAAGGGATCGCACTGGGAACCGACACCGGGATTGACCGGTTGCTGATTCTCGCTCTCGTGTTTGTCTTCGTCGTTGTCTGGGTGATTGCGATTACCCAGGGACAGCGTCGGATTCCGATTCAGAGTGCCAAGCACGTACGGGGTCGTCGGGTTTCCGGCGGTCAGCGTCAGTCACTGCCGCTGCGTGTTAACCAGGCAGGTGTGATGCCGATCATCTTCGCTTCCAGTCTGCTGATGTTCCCTTACTTTGTCTTCCACTGGATGAGCTCGGTGTGGACCAGTTCCACCTTCCTGTCCATGCTGGACGGGGCTTTCCAGCCGATGAGTCGTGGTTTTGTATACACAATCTCTTATGTGATATTGATTTACTTCTTCTGCTACTTCTGGACGGCGATTACCTTTAATCCCAAGGATATGGCAGAAAACCTGAAAGATTACGGTTCGTTCATTCCGGGATATCGTCCTGGTGCCCGGACAGCCGCCTATCTGGAAGCAGTCATGGTTCGTATCACATATGTGGGGGCTGCGTTCCTGTCACTGGTCGCGATTATTCCAACGCTGGTATCAACCTGGCTGGGTGTCGACTTCCTGGTGGCGAGTTTTTACGGTGGAACCGGATTATTGATTGTGGTTTCTGTAGTGCTGGACCTGGTCAACAAGATTGACAGCCATCTGGTTATGCGAAACTACTCTGGATTACTTGAGAGCGATCTGTAA
- a CDS encoding putative metallopeptidase, whose amino-acid sequence MSTQPFNFSHAMYRLCSDVSRRLPEFHHVDMDRIAVAFAQARRNVPYGMQAKLTPLRFENGALQTTRYGRKWTVQRVYQDQQEMLYILTFYLPRFLNHSFKEKMITVLHELYHISPAFDGDIRRLAGHYHVHSHSQKEYDAHMAVLVDQYMKLNPPSELFGFLKCRFSTLQKKHGGVVGLQIPIPKLIPVTDTRIA is encoded by the coding sequence ATGTCAACGCAGCCTTTTAATTTCAGTCACGCGATGTACCGCCTGTGCAGCGACGTCTCGCGTCGGCTGCCTGAATTTCATCATGTCGATATGGACCGGATCGCGGTCGCCTTTGCCCAGGCCCGCCGCAATGTGCCTTACGGTATGCAAGCTAAGTTGACGCCTCTGCGGTTTGAGAACGGGGCTCTGCAGACCACGCGCTACGGCCGGAAGTGGACGGTGCAGCGGGTGTATCAGGATCAGCAGGAGATGCTCTATATTCTGACGTTCTATCTGCCGCGGTTCCTGAACCATTCGTTCAAAGAGAAGATGATCACGGTGCTGCACGAGCTGTATCACATCAGCCCGGCTTTCGATGGCGACATCCGCCGCCTGGCAGGTCATTACCACGTGCATTCACACAGCCAGAAAGAATACGACGCCCATATGGCGGTACTGGTCGACCAGTACATGAAACTGAACCCACCCTCCGAACTGTTCGGGTTCCTCAAGTGCCGCTTCTCGACGCTGCAGAAAAAGCACGGCGGCGTGGTGGGGCTACAGATCCCGATTCCGAAACTGATTCCGGTGACCGATACGCGGATTGCGTAG
- the rpsE gene encoding 30S ribosomal protein S5 — translation MSKESTKQTPETVIQIRRCACVVKGGRRFSFTALVVVGDKEGRVGWGYGKAIEVPLAVDKAVKQANRNMVKVPIVEHTVPHEVVGRFGSSRVLLLPARPGTGIIAGTGVRSVVEAVGITDIYTKSRGSNNPINVVKATIDGLSKLRTRDDIARLRGVEV, via the coding sequence GTGTCAAAAGAATCGACAAAACAAACGCCAGAAACCGTCATCCAGATCCGCCGTTGTGCCTGCGTAGTCAAGGGGGGCCGTCGGTTCAGCTTTACTGCTCTGGTCGTCGTAGGCGATAAAGAAGGCCGGGTAGGCTGGGGTTATGGCAAAGCGATCGAAGTGCCGCTGGCTGTGGATAAAGCAGTCAAGCAGGCCAATCGCAACATGGTCAAAGTGCCGATCGTTGAGCACACCGTGCCTCACGAGGTCGTCGGTCGCTTCGGTTCTTCCCGCGTTCTGCTGTTACCCGCTCGTCCTGGTACTGGTATTATTGCCGGCACTGGTGTGCGTTCTGTGGTAGAAGCAGTCGGAATTACCGACATTTACACAAAGAGTCGTGGATCCAACAATCCAATCAATGTAGTGAAAGCCACAATTGATGGGCTCTCAAAACTGCGAACCCGTGACGATATTGCACGCTTGAGAGGAGTAGAAGTCTAA
- the rpsK gene encoding 30S ribosomal protein S11: MAKVKRKKVKRHITKAIAYIKATFNNTTVTITDLNGDVLCWATAGTSGFKGSRKSTPFAAQRAAEICAEKASKFGVKEMEIRVKGPGSGRESAITGLQTAGISIKAIEDITPLPHNGCRPPKKRRV; this comes from the coding sequence GTGGCTAAAGTCAAACGAAAAAAAGTGAAACGTCACATCACTAAAGCGATTGCTTACATTAAAGCAACGTTTAACAACACCACGGTTACGATTACCGATCTGAACGGTGATGTACTCTGCTGGGCCACAGCAGGTACTTCCGGATTCAAGGGAAGTCGTAAGAGCACTCCTTTTGCTGCTCAGCGGGCTGCAGAAATCTGTGCGGAAAAAGCTTCCAAGTTTGGTGTGAAAGAAATGGAAATTCGCGTCAAGGGACCTGGTTCCGGACGGGAAAGTGCAATCACCGGTCTGCAGACAGCTGGTATCTCGATCAAGGCGATCGAAGACATCACCCCGCTGCCACACAATGGTTGCCGTCCTCCGAAAAAACGTCGCGTCTGA
- the rplO gene encoding 50S ribosomal protein L15 — MIIDDVHRGIQKNKKRKRVGRGPGSGHGKTSSRGHKGYGSRAGASRRTSFEGGQTPLAMRVAKRGFNNKQFAKKVAVVNVAALEQAFDNGAEITPEILAAKGLAKGRFDQVKILGNGDLSKKLSVTAHLFSASAESKIQAAGGSVSRILS; from the coding sequence ATGATTATTGATGACGTTCACCGCGGAATTCAAAAGAATAAAAAACGCAAGCGTGTTGGTCGTGGTCCGGGATCGGGTCATGGTAAAACATCGTCTCGCGGTCACAAAGGTTATGGCAGCCGTGCGGGTGCATCCCGTCGTACCAGCTTCGAAGGGGGGCAGACCCCGCTGGCAATGCGTGTTGCTAAACGTGGCTTCAATAATAAACAGTTCGCCAAGAAGGTTGCTGTTGTTAACGTAGCTGCTCTCGAGCAGGCCTTCGACAACGGTGCTGAAATTACTCCGGAAATTCTGGCTGCGAAAGGACTGGCTAAAGGTCGGTTCGATCAGGTCAAAATCCTGGGTAACGGCGATCTCAGCAAAAAGCTGAGCGTGACTGCTCACCTGTTCTCCGCATCTGCAGAATCCAAGATTCAGGCAGCCGGTGGTTCAGTCAGTCGGATTTTGTCATAA
- a CDS encoding DNA-directed RNA polymerase subunit alpha, whose amino-acid sequence MRIRWRGLELPSRVIPDRDSMTSTYGMFVAEPFERGFGATIGNSLRRILLSSLEGSAVTRVKIQGVQHEFTTIPGVVEDITEICLNLKSLIVKNSSSTTKTLRIEKHERGVVTGADVITDDQVEVINKDLVIATMTDDVPLNMELTIDNGRGYIPASEHAQHETEVGVIPLDATFSPVVRVRYKIEDTRVGQRTNYDKLILEIWTNGTVKPDMALVEASKILRKHLNPFITYREPGPEMPPEGGLKGMLDTTGYAPIDLELEEKLNQSLAELNLSVRATNCLESEGINTVRDLVGKTEDHLLHVRNFGETTLVEVRERLNQIGLRLGMKIPSSSSQQPR is encoded by the coding sequence ATGCGAATCCGTTGGCGAGGACTGGAATTACCAAGCCGTGTCATCCCTGACCGGGACTCAATGACATCCACCTATGGTATGTTTGTAGCCGAACCATTCGAACGTGGATTCGGTGCGACGATCGGCAACAGTCTGCGGCGCATTCTGCTTTCCAGCCTGGAAGGCAGCGCAGTGACACGCGTCAAAATTCAGGGCGTGCAGCACGAGTTCACCACGATTCCCGGTGTTGTCGAAGACATTACCGAAATCTGCCTGAACCTCAAGTCGCTGATCGTCAAGAACTCCAGCTCGACTACCAAGACACTGCGAATTGAAAAACACGAGCGTGGTGTGGTTACCGGTGCTGACGTCATTACCGACGATCAGGTTGAAGTGATCAACAAAGATCTGGTAATCGCCACCATGACCGACGACGTTCCACTCAACATGGAACTGACCATTGATAACGGCCGTGGATATATCCCCGCTTCCGAGCATGCTCAGCATGAAACCGAAGTGGGTGTGATTCCCCTCGATGCCACGTTCTCACCGGTCGTTCGCGTCCGTTACAAAATTGAAGATACCCGTGTTGGTCAGCGGACCAACTACGACAAGCTGATCCTGGAAATCTGGACCAACGGTACCGTGAAACCCGATATGGCCCTGGTAGAAGCTTCCAAGATTCTGCGGAAACACCTCAATCCGTTTATTACTTACCGTGAACCCGGTCCAGAAATGCCACCGGAAGGCGGTCTCAAAGGAATGCTGGATACGACCGGTTACGCACCGATCGACCTGGAACTGGAAGAGAAACTCAACCAGAGTCTGGCCGAGCTGAACCTGTCTGTCCGGGCGACCAACTGCCTGGAATCGGAAGGGATCAACACCGTTCGCGACCTGGTCGGCAAAACGGAAGATCATCTGTTACACGTACGTAATTTCGGGGAAACCACACTGGTTGAAGTTCGTGAACGACTGAACCAGATTGGTCTGCGTCTGGGGATGAAGATTCCCAGCTCGTCTTCACAACAGCCGCGTTAA
- the rplR gene encoding 50S ribosomal protein L18, with the protein MKLEKTLKKQKSRRSFRIRNTVRKTGRYRLSVYRSNNHIYAQIIDDTAGATLVSASTKDKSLAGEIKVGGNIAAAEKVGKLLGERAAEKGIKEVAFDRGPYRYHGRVAALADAARQAGLDF; encoded by the coding sequence ATGAAACTAGAAAAAACGCTGAAAAAACAGAAGTCACGACGTTCGTTCCGGATTCGTAACACAGTCCGTAAAACGGGCCGTTACCGTCTGTCTGTTTATCGTAGCAACAATCATATTTATGCCCAGATCATTGACGACACTGCAGGGGCAACCCTGGTTTCAGCCAGCACCAAAGACAAGTCTCTGGCCGGCGAAATCAAAGTGGGTGGCAACATTGCTGCCGCTGAAAAGGTTGGCAAACTGCTGGGTGAGCGGGCCGCTGAAAAAGGGATCAAAGAGGTCGCCTTCGATCGCGGACCTTACCGCTACCATGGTCGGGTAGCAGCCCTGGCAGATGCTGCCCGTCAGGCAGGGCTGGATTTTTAA
- a CDS encoding DUF6882 domain-containing protein: MDYNTLLNQHLCFAFDRQLLLADLVEDLDWGYDVSTGLLTFGDRYEFQAEILGTEADGDSSWLWSWANEMSSLPPERTQAALELKRLGEREEIPELSDARHSLSVVNGHALGMIAVGQKLGQAYYHGPHAQGAVLLLIVEPEMPWSVDHSLQRITANFPQIIAQMEIADHKNALFHYLQHYGLEPKVSAQALVVEEEGQELLHATFDELNRLQELKASLS, translated from the coding sequence ATGGACTACAACACGCTCCTGAATCAGCACCTCTGTTTTGCCTTCGATCGACAGTTGCTTCTAGCTGACCTGGTAGAAGACCTGGACTGGGGTTACGACGTTTCTACCGGACTCCTCACATTCGGAGACCGCTATGAATTTCAGGCAGAGATCCTGGGAACCGAAGCCGACGGCGATTCCAGCTGGCTCTGGTCCTGGGCGAATGAGATGAGCTCCCTGCCCCCGGAACGCACGCAGGCGGCACTGGAGCTCAAGCGGCTGGGTGAAAGAGAAGAAATCCCCGAACTTTCCGATGCCCGCCACTCATTGTCGGTGGTCAACGGCCACGCCTTAGGTATGATCGCCGTTGGTCAGAAGCTGGGGCAGGCATATTATCATGGCCCACATGCCCAGGGAGCGGTTCTGCTGCTGATCGTCGAACCGGAAATGCCCTGGTCGGTCGATCACAGCCTGCAGCGCATCACTGCCAACTTCCCACAGATCATCGCACAAATGGAAATCGCAGATCACAAGAACGCGCTCTTCCATTATCTGCAGCACTATGGACTGGAACCAAAAGTGAGCGCGCAGGCCCTGGTGGTCGAAGAGGAGGGACAGGAACTGCTCCACGCCACATTCGATGAGCTCAACCGCCTGCAGGAATTAAAAGCGTCGCTGTCATAA
- the rpmJ gene encoding 50S ribosomal protein L36 — MKVRASVKRICESCKVIRRKGRVYVICSSNPRHKQRQG, encoded by the coding sequence ATGAAAGTCCGAGCCAGTGTTAAGCGGATTTGTGAGAGCTGTAAAGTCATCAGACGGAAGGGCCGTGTTTACGTGATCTGCTCTTCCAACCCTCGTCATAAACAGCGCCAGGGTTAG